In one window of Rhodanobacter sp. FDAARGOS 1247 DNA:
- the gltX gene encoding glutamate--tRNA ligase — MTVRTRFAPSPTGFLHIGGARTALYCWLESRRRGGEFILRIEDTDRERSTDEAVQAILDAMHWLDLDADEGPFYQTRRLQRYKEVADQLLAAGHAYYAYESKAEIEAMREAAMAAGEKPRYNGHYRDRNEPFREDPNRVIRFRNPHEGSVVFEDKVKGRIEWANTELDDLVIFRSDGWPTYNFAVVVDDIDMGITEVIRGDDHVNNTPRQINIYKALGAPVPEFAHLPMILDKEGKKLSKRTSAVSVMDYRADGFLPHAILNYLVRLGWSHGDQEIFSREEMIALFDIGDCNKAASRFDTEKLAWLNQHYLKTDQPQSLAAEFEWHLQRAGIDFGQGPAPVDVIVALRDRVHTLKEMTERAAIWYGPITEWDDKAVAKHLKNDSAPAVLEAAKSLLAGCEWQPGSIHQVIEQVAAQLELGMGKIAQPLRVAITGTQVSPSIDQTLYLAGRAEALRRIDAAIAMARG, encoded by the coding sequence ATGACCGTACGCACCCGCTTCGCCCCCAGCCCCACCGGTTTCCTGCACATCGGCGGTGCGCGCACTGCGCTGTATTGCTGGCTCGAATCGCGCCGTCGCGGCGGTGAATTCATCCTGCGCATCGAGGATACCGATCGCGAGCGGTCCACCGACGAGGCGGTGCAGGCGATTCTCGACGCCATGCACTGGCTGGATCTGGACGCCGACGAGGGCCCGTTCTACCAGACCCGGCGGCTGCAGCGTTACAAGGAAGTTGCCGACCAACTGCTCGCCGCCGGTCACGCCTACTACGCTTACGAGAGCAAGGCCGAGATCGAGGCGATGCGCGAGGCCGCGATGGCGGCGGGCGAGAAGCCCCGCTACAACGGTCACTATCGCGACCGCAACGAGCCTTTCCGAGAAGATCCCAACCGGGTGATCCGCTTCCGCAATCCGCACGAGGGTTCGGTGGTGTTCGAGGACAAGGTGAAGGGCCGCATCGAGTGGGCCAACACCGAGCTGGACGACCTGGTGATCTTTCGCTCCGACGGCTGGCCGACCTACAACTTCGCCGTGGTGGTCGACGACATCGACATGGGCATCACCGAGGTGATCCGCGGCGACGACCACGTCAACAACACGCCCCGCCAGATCAACATCTACAAGGCGCTGGGCGCGCCGGTGCCGGAGTTCGCGCACCTGCCGATGATCCTGGACAAGGAAGGCAAGAAGCTGTCCAAGCGCACCAGCGCGGTCAGCGTGATGGACTATCGCGCCGACGGCTTCCTGCCGCACGCGATCCTCAACTACCTGGTGCGGCTGGGCTGGTCGCATGGCGACCAGGAAATCTTCTCGCGCGAGGAGATGATTGCGCTGTTCGACATCGGCGACTGCAACAAGGCCGCCTCGCGTTTCGACACCGAGAAACTGGCCTGGCTCAACCAGCATTATCTGAAGACCGACCAGCCGCAGTCGCTGGCAGCCGAGTTCGAATGGCACCTGCAGCGTGCCGGCATCGATTTCGGCCAGGGTCCCGCGCCGGTCGACGTCATCGTGGCCTTGCGCGATCGGGTGCACACGCTGAAGGAAATGACCGAGCGCGCGGCGATCTGGTATGGCCCGATCACCGAGTGGGACGACAAGGCCGTCGCCAAGCACCTGAAGAACGACAGCGCGCCGGCCGTGCTGGAAGCGGCGAAGTCGCTGCTGGCCGGATGCGAATGGCAGCCCGGGTCGATCCATCAGGTGATCGAGCAGGTGGCGGCGCAGCTGGAACTGGGCATGGGCAAGATCGCCCAGCCGTTGCGGGTGGCGATCACCGGCACCCAGGTATCGCCGTCGATCGATCAGACCCTGTATCTGGCGGGCCGCGCCGAGGCACTCAGGCGCATCGACGCCGCCATCGCAATGGCCCGCGGCTGA